Proteins co-encoded in one Cucurbita pepo subsp. pepo cultivar mu-cu-16 chromosome LG15, ASM280686v2, whole genome shotgun sequence genomic window:
- the LOC111776332 gene encoding uncharacterized protein LOC111776332 — MGGRESSSVDIEEVVDQPTDQQLLQYLHWKIHDLPYFTDIVFDCNLYGGIEPWKIWLRFGGIDGERLYFFIKLKRSTNNSGRLSAHINRKVGLANGTWSGENLVKSIFATKTDKQIIGYRKCFRYENVQLSEHHGEWIMHEDSIHQVEDSNYVLCRLSKNERLKRKLGKNLELQRHSKKRITRPESTIEQDTMSDVTMDEDMSS, encoded by the exons ATGGGAGGCCGTGAATCTTCAAGTGTAGATATTGAAGAAGTTGTTGATCA GCCTACCGATCAACAGCTTCTTCAATATCTGCATTGGAAGATTCATGACCTCCCGTATTTCACAGATATAGTCTTCGACTGCAATCTCTATGGAGGAATAGAGCCATGGAAAATCTGGCTACGTTTTGGAGGCATCGACGGCGAACGTCtctatttcttcatcaaactCAAGAGGTCCACCAATAACTCTGGACGTTTGTCAGCGCATATCAACCGTAAGGTCGGCTTGGCCAACGGTACATGGAGTGGCGAGAACCTGGTCAAATCGATTTTTGCTACCAAGACCGATAAACAAATAATCGGCTATCGCAAGTGCTTCAG GTACGAGAATGTCCAATTGTCGGAGCATCATGGCGAATGGATTATGCATGAAGATTCGATACACCAAGTTGAAGATTCGAATTACGTTTTATGTCGACTTAGCAAGAAtgaaagacttaaaagaaaattaggaaaaaatcTTGAGTTGCAGCGACATAGCAAGAAAAGAATAACGAGGCCTGAATCGACCATTGAACAAGACACTATGTCTGATGTGACCATGGATGAAGATATGAGTTCATAA